Part of the Centroberyx gerrardi isolate f3 chromosome 11, fCenGer3.hap1.cur.20231027, whole genome shotgun sequence genome is shown below.
TTTGTATGACATGTATGTGAATTGATATAATTTATGTATGTAGGGTGTTTTTTACTACAAGCCTTGAAGGGTTTTTATACCACATGTGCATTGTATACTGTTGTATGTATTTGGTCATATGTTCCCTTTCTAAATtgcatatataaataaacaaacagataaGCAAATAAACAGAACACTAATGTCATAGTCATTTATAGCAACATTGTTGCATCAAGGTCAGAGATGGTCAGAGATTGTTTGATAGTGCTGCAGCATGTGATTGTGTTCTTATTAACATGTGATATCTGATGTAAAATGATGACCATGCTTGATTGTATTATATTGTACTAATGTCATTGCTTCTAATGTTttatcttttctgtttttattgagcTTCACTGAGGGAAATTCCGAGCAATAATGGAGATATTTGATAAAGATTTCAGCCTTAAATCCTACACCAGTTTAGTAAAGCAACTACTGTATTTCTTACTAAATCGGTGGAggtttgttgtttgtcttttagCAGAGTGCAACTATGCCTGGCTGGGTCTGACAGTGACCTCCCTGGCCTTGCTGATTTCTGTGTGTCTCAATGTCATCTTCTGCGTCTTGAGACGGAGGGCCCCCATTTACAGAGGTATGGTTATTATGAAGCTTGTCAACACAGATTTTCAATAAGCTGCTTGGCAGTTTTTAAATTAAACAGTCAGTGAAGTGTAGCGCTTTGCTAGCCTTTTCATCTTAACTTATTgccacattttcttttattatttgacCTACGGTTTCCGTTTATTTCAAGTCTCTCCTAGCCTTTACAAAGACATTAGGTCATACAATCATAGCATACAATAAATTGCCaaccattttgtttttgcagaCACTGATGCGCATCTGTACCCACAGGCCTATCAAACAGAGAGGTATGTTTATTTAACAAGGCATATCCATCATAAATTGTGTCCTGTATATTAGTCAGGCTATTATTCAGTCCAATATGTCTGAATTTTgtaatataaacaaaatgtaaaattgttGCTCTGTGTCTTGTTCCAGACGGTCTGAGGATGAAGGACATGATTTTCATGACCACAATCATCATGAGCTGCAGGAAAATCCAATCTATGGGAACATCAACACAGACAGAGGTGAGCCCAGGCCTGCATTCAGACAGCCTTCTGGTGTATTATTATTTAGGGCACTCACTACATTTTGACAGGTGTTTTACACAGTACTGATAAAATGCTGAAAATTAGAATGCCAATGAATTCAACACAATGAGAAGTGGATTTTCTCTGACAATTCAATGTTGTTTTGTATACGCCTGGAATTGTCgatgtgatttgtttgttttttttgtgcgtGTATTTGTATACAATATCATCTTTTTGCGGATGCCATGAAGAGTAGCTGCACATTGTGGCCAAGCTTTTGATCAAAGACTTAACGAATAGCACGTACTCTATGCTGTCAGCTCATTTTGACTGATTAATAAAGTAAGCTACACCATAAGATAAGATCACATTACTTTCCTTTCCACTCACTGTCTTGCTGTAGAATTTATTGAAGCCTGGCTGCTATGTCTATATGAAGTTAGTTAGTAGTCCAAGTGGAACCTTTGAAATCCCAAAAAAGTCTAGATTTCTTTACTTGAGGAGTGAGgctaaatgtttttatttccatCCCATTTATGTTTAGGCTACTTGGTTAGTAAAACAGCAGATCCACTCATGACTACATCATGTGTTTCACTTGTACAGACCTTCAAGAGGTGTGCTATGAGATGATGACCAAGCAACGTACGAAAGATAGCACAAAGGTAACTGCTGTAACTGTATGTTCAGACTGACAGGTATCACAAGCTACAGTATCGCTCTGCAAGTGGTTTTCATGGACAACAGCAACTTAGTTCTTACTCAGCTCCCCATCGTTTTCAGTAGCTACGCTGAGTTGTTTATGCTCTCATTACGTACTTAAATTAttttcagcagttttttttatcatgtattAAATAGCATGTACTGGAATTGCTGCATCacaatgtgggaaaaaaaattcGTAGCCATATTCATGCCTCAATCTACCGTGCCATGGTGCGAGGTGAAGTTTGCACGTGGTGTTGGCTGCTTGGATGTCCAAGCAGGCAATCCAAGGTTTACAAAGTATAAACATGTTTCTAACTCATTGTTTCAATAATTTCTAAATGCTGTAATTctagtttttttgttattatattCATTGATATTGAATATATGATTGCCTCTATCACAGTGTACATGTATGACTAATATATCAACATGCAGGCTAGTTGAGTTCTCAGGCCATTGTGATTGCTTTCAAAACGGAAGGCAGTTGACGCGCGGAGACACACTGTGGTCAATGAGACTGTGAACCAATGTGTTCAAATAAGCACGAAGAGGTCTAAAAATAAACTCGGCTCACTGAAATATATCAGAATCTACAGCCACCGAATGCCATATATATGAAACCACAAGCTGAAATACCTCAACATCAGAAATACCTTTATGTGCTGCAGCATGCAACCAGCTAATAGACAAAGACATCTCACAAACGTACAGAACTAGTACCTTTTATGTAACTTAAGCATTTAAACTGGTTCGAATTCTGCAGTGTTCATTATGATAAAGATGACATTACATATGTTTTTTATCACTCCAGACACCTAATAATGCTAGCATCTCACCAATCTTTAACTTTCTCCATCGTCTGGACCCAGCCTCTTGAGCCTGATCTGAACTATGCCTCACTGGATCTGAATGTGGCCAAGAAACGCAAGAAGAAGCACCGCCACCAGCAAGGCCAGACCCAGGACCCGAGCAAACTGCAGAACCGTCTCTCCCAGCCGCTGCTCCAACCCACAGCCCCCATGGCTGTGTTCCTGGAGGTggaagtggaggtggaggcttCCCTTCCTTCCAGAAACAGCAGCCCCATGGTTTCCCACAATAGCATCTACCTTAACAGCCAACAGATAACGCAAGAGACGGAggacagggaaagagaaaggggcaTAAACCCGGAATGGGAGCATATGGGTTGGGAAGGAGTTAGACGGCGGGAGGGTGGGGGAAGTAGAgcatggaaagaagagagagagtgggagggaggaacGGATAGACAGGATGGTGGTAATGTAAATGTAGGTACACAGATAGAGGAAGAGGCTACACATGATAGCACAGATCATTTCATCAGCAGCTTCAACCATGATAATGGCCAACAAAATTAGGCATACATCACAGTAGACCAACTCCTTTCAAACTGTTCAGAATTGAATTCTGGGGCACATGAGGAGGGCAACATAAGTTATTTCCTATTGCAATActgctagaatgaaaaccttgtaacctGCAATGTAAAACAAGCTCTACTTGAGCAATTTCTTCTTTGACGTGAAGAAACTACCTCTTGAACTCTCCACCCTTGGCAACTGTAGAACAAAAACCcacctttctttcctttttacGTGCAGAGGATGTAATAAATATGGAGGATACAAAGTGAAAAGGAAGCGCTGTCTGTGACATTTATAGGTTAAAGGTCACATGTGGAAATTTTCAATTTATTGTGAAAGATGAAGAAAACATCAAAGGACATTGTCACCCAGGACATAGAGGCACTTTTGCTGTTTTGATGTCTCATAGATCTCCAGATGTCTCATAAAAAAAGGTGTTATGGAAAAAATCTTGTCACTCTGACATTTGTTTTCCATGCTGTAGGCAACTGCCAAGCCTCGAGAGGCAACATTTTCTTAAATAAATCTGCTCGCATGAGCAAACACTGAATCtgcatttcagcaaagtaaTGACTGAACATTAAATCCATATGTCATAAACGCA
Proteins encoded:
- the LOC139931213 gene encoding uncharacterized protein LOC139931213 isoform X1, which translates into the protein MSAECNYAWLGLTVTSLALLISVCLNVIFCVLRRRAPIYRDTDAHLYPQAYQTERRSEDEGHDFHDHNHHELQENPIYGNINTDRDLQEVCYEMMTKQRTKDSTKPLEPDLNYASLDLNVAKKRKKKHRHQQGQTQDPSKLQNRLSQPLLQPTAPMAVFLEVEVEVEASLPSRNSSPMVSHNSIYLNSQQITQETEDRERERGINPEWEHMGWEGVRRREGGGSRAWKEEREWEGGTDRQDGGNVNVGTQIEEEATHDSTDHFISSFNHDNGQQN
- the LOC139931213 gene encoding uncharacterized protein LOC139931213 isoform X2 → MSECNYAWLGLTVTSLALLISVCLNVIFCVLRRRAPIYRDTDAHLYPQAYQTERRSEDEGHDFHDHNHHELQENPIYGNINTDRDLQEVCYEMMTKQRTKDSTKPLEPDLNYASLDLNVAKKRKKKHRHQQGQTQDPSKLQNRLSQPLLQPTAPMAVFLEVEVEVEASLPSRNSSPMVSHNSIYLNSQQITQETEDRERERGINPEWEHMGWEGVRRREGGGSRAWKEEREWEGGTDRQDGGNVNVGTQIEEEATHDSTDHFISSFNHDNGQQN